In Spea bombifrons isolate aSpeBom1 chromosome 5, aSpeBom1.2.pri, whole genome shotgun sequence, the sequence TTCAAATAACACAATTATACAAAGATACATATATTATCATACATTTGCACCATTCACTATGGTGGTAGTTGTTTGGAATACCTTTCAAACACatattcacaaatattaattattctAATCATTGCCTGTTTTGCGAAAGCTAGCAGTACAAAGACATTCTGCTCCTGCGCATAGCTTCGCTAATAAGGTACGCGGGGCTTAACTCTGGCTCCTCTGTCATTACCACAATATTCTGCCATTCACCAGTCTGATTCGATTTTTTAATGGTGTCTACGACACACAAAGCATAAAGACAGTCATCAAAAGTTGCAGCCATTGTAAGTGGCCTTCCATCCCATGTTCTCCTGTCATCCTGGTCTTCAAATGCTTGTCGCACAGCCTGCACCATCTTAATGGtccccctgagatatggggaAGGGATGTCACTAAAGGCCTTTTCTGGTAGAAGGGAGTTGCTGACAGGTGTGGAGTCTTTTAGAAGTAATTCACGTTCAGATGAACTGTTCCTCTGTCCATAAAGGTCTGTTCCCGTTACAATCAGCCTGCCAGCTGATCCAACAACAATAATATCCTGTTTGAATTCTCCTGGAACATTAAAGTTTAGAGTGACTGTGCAGCATACACCTGCCTCCAGAACCATTTGAAATGTACAGAAGTCATCACTAGTTATCTGTCGTATACCCTTTATGTGATCTGTTTGTTTCACAAAAGTCTTGAGGAGCCCATGGACCTTTACTGCTTTCTGGTTGGTCAAGAAGGTTAATAGGTCAATGATGTAGCTACCAACAGAGTGCAGTCCACCTCCACCCATGAGATCATCACAGCTCCAGTTGTACTTTTTCCCCAACAAGCTGCCACTGTGAACTTGCACTTCACAGACTTGGAGTTCACCAACATACCCCTCTTGAATCATCTGCTTCATCTTCACAAATGCAGGAAGGAACCGCAGgacatttcccatgatgctcatgAGCTTGGGGTAGTAATGGGCAGCGGACATCATCCTAAAAGCATCAAGAGGTGTTGCTGTTCTGTCACAAATCACATTCTTACCAATacctgtgtgggaaaaaaacatatatcagCAAAGCATATCTTtcacattattatatttatttacgaCACTTCtgtaccaaaatatatattttttcctaagAATTACCACTGGGTAGTGAATCTTCGATGAAaactttgtcttatattcgagcaaatatggtattgtCTTTTCATGTATGTCCTGAAGAACTCATTGTGCAAGACGCTCTTTAAAAATTTAATGCCCAACCTAAAAATAACCTTTGCTTCATTAAAAGTAGTTCACATAGTCCAAAGTCTAATTTACAGCGTAGAAAAATAATGGTGGTGGTTAGCATCTGAAGCTGGGGAACACTGCTTTAGTAATTCCAAAATTAATATGACATAAATAGCAGTAAACATTAAAAGCAAACCACAGCTTGTATGGAGTACCgtgtcaataataataataataaattatcttAATGTCCCTACAGACTACATTTCTTAATCTGCTACTCCCAGAGGAACCAACAAGTAGCCATACCACTGATGCCATTGTGTGTTGTTTCAAAGAAGCGAAGGTTAAACAAGTATGAAGCATGAAATGTGAACAAGCGAAAAGTCTCACTTTAGTTATAGATCTGAAAATTCCAATAATATTTCAAGAGGTAACCCCTTCAGCTAACATTGAACTCCAATGTCCACTATCCTCAGCCACGAATGTCTTTATAGAGGATAAGCAATTGCGGTAAACATAACTAGGCTCCTACAGTGTCACAACTGGAAATGGGTTATACAGACTATAATTAGCTACCTGCTAGATGCCAGCCACAGTCAGGTTAAAGTAAAAGTGGcctatttttttgctgttttaacaCACAGCAGTTTATTTACCGCACACAACATTTTAAGGCTTTTGTTAAATGTACATTCTGCCATATCATGCTATAAATTTGTATATGGTGCATAATATTACAATGAATTAGGTTTGTGACTGCCACACTGTGCCTGTGCAACTTCACAGTGCTCAGAACAGTCTTTAGAATGAAAAGTAGGTAGTGACAGCTCTGCATATCAAAGGCACTATTTTTACTCCCTTATTAATATAGATAATTTTAGTCATCAGCTTCCTGCAGACCGCTTGCAGGCAACAAGTGCAAGTGGCGCTTCATCATTATCCTGCAATTATGAGTAGTTTATAAACAGTGCAATTACATCCTGCCGGAGTGAAATATAGCAGGAAACCGGCAGCAAGCTGTCAGCTATGTTTTAACACAGGCTAAATGCTACAAACTGGTTATTTGTAAAAAGACTTTGAGTTACGGATTAACAGTATGTGACTCACAAACCTGTTATTACTGCATCTTTTTGTAAGGCCCAAGCAAGTGAGTCGGCTTCTTTAACTCTGTAAGCGGACTCTTAATTGTGGCAAGCCTCCAAGGCAGTTTATGTTTTATCCCAAATAAAATGACATGGGTTTTGTGATAACTGTGCAAACAGATGCCTAAGATGATTTAGAGATGAATAACTATAAAGTGTTTATATTACGTACTTTTTATTGCAAGATGTAGTATTTACGATAAAATATTTCAGCTGATGATGTAGAAGAAAAAGTAGAAGAGAGGTCAAGTACCAATTAACTTTACAAGCGGTTTAAGGTAACCATTCTGCAGGCAACAGGTTGGCTATGAAGCCTCAGAATAGAGTCAAAACTGTTCAGTCAAGCGCGCTATTAACATGGAATACACTACTACCCAGTCTCTCTGCTCATTCGATGGTTGGTCTGTTACTAACAGTGCCACTTTCAGCTCTTGTGTAATGCACGCTAACtcaatctagattgtaagcttttttgAGCAGGacactttatctttttttttggtttattcactacttattatgtcctgCACTGTAAAATATGATGGtgttatacaaaacaataaataataataatactttgttttgccttttttgtctAGAAATTTATGTTTTCAGTCATGGAAAGAAGATGGTAAAGATGGATTCTATGCATAAAAagtgagtgtgattgatgttagctgctagcaattgttagcaatcacactcctatcatgctcaggcagccagtacatgcacatcactttcagcctccctgtgccccctacacacgcatccatgctatcacacacgcacacatatattcattcatttactcccccacccttacctgaactgcagatcttctggtgccgctcgcagacttccgtgggggccaCTGTTTCCCTCTGCATTGCTCACAGGAACAGGAAAGGAGCAcagtcatgtgatgtacattcacatGACTctactgggttcctgtgtcgcctCGACGGAACAAGAGAcactgctgagcaacacagaggtaatcagcaggtcccctgcagatgcttatttccagtaaaaaaaaaatctaccaccactctataagacgcacccagttttAAGACCCCAAATACAGTTTGGGCAAATAGGGTAAGTTCCCTTCCACGCTCTTGTGAATGCTTTCCTGATATGCAGCATGAAGCTGTCTACTGATGTAACACACTAACATGTTTTGAATCATGTATgactaacaaaaaaacatgttataacATGTCTTGTTTAAAAgatgtattttacttttttttttaactaacttttccctttaaataatccAGCAGGATGGAAATGCAAATTGTGAAGCGTGGGAATGCAGCATTATATCTGAGGCTCATTAATAGACTATATAAACTCTCAGTACAGACTGTCGGAAGCTTTTGGCAGAAGCACAGACCATGTGAACAAGGTTCAATGTCAGGGAACATGATCCTTTTTATACAGCAAGAGGACACCCCGTTCTTCTTTAACTTAGTTACAAATTGAACAGCTATATATAAATCTGTCAGGCTTTGTCCTATTATAAAACCCTCCTGGGATTTTTACAGTATCccaaatttactttattttctgaTGAGTAACACGGAGTGTTCAAGCATCTTAACTACTCTGATGAGTGGGTGTTCTAGGTGGTTACTACCCTCCATGCACAAAATAGGTGATTAGTATTAACAGTCATATATGAATGTGAAAAACAAGACGTTTCTAATATCTGTGAACcatcaatattattttaattccaTCATCACAGGTAGAAACTGACCCTTGAAACTAGAAATATGTTCCAGTGCCCATACATCACCAATGAACCACATCCACATATGCCTTTAGTGAATTAATCCATCGCCCATATGATGGACAACTACAACCTTCATAAAGTATTAATGAAACAGACATCAAACACTAACTGCCTAACATGCGCTGGCCTCTCTAAAACATCAGTTTACCAATCTGAAGCTCTCCCACAGCAATGATTACATACATAAAGGGATACAATCaagtctgtccaaaggacaccAAAAGCAGTTCCACCTGTTGCCTCTCCTTGATGCCAAAGGCCCCCAactcattataaatatatatttatatatatatatatatatatatatatatatatatatataaaacccaaTAATTTGAAGAGAGTCCAGCTAACAAAATAATGTCCATTCAAGATAGAAAACAGAATATGTCACATTCAGGTCCATGTAATAAAGAGTATAATGCCATTTCTAAACGCTACATAACTCTGTTTAAGATCTACAGGATATCAGGGTGGGATTTCCACTAATTCAATAGATTAGGGTGCTATTCAGGAAAAGGCCCTCCCTTTCCAGTCTCAGTTACATGCCGTGATAAAGGTAATAGGAATTGCTTGGGTTGACCAGtggtagaaaaaatatataatatcgttgttgtgctcaaaagtttgcataccctggcagaaattgtaaaatgttggcattgattttgaaaatgcaACTGATCATGCACAAAAAATTAAGCCATTCAAtatcacatagttgtttggctcctttttaaatcattatgataacatatcacccaaatggccctgatcaaaagtttacatatccTTGAATGTTTGGCTTTGTTACAGACGTACAaggtcacacaaacacacacataggtGAAATTGGCAATCAAAGGTTAATTTCCaacacctgtggctttttaaattgcaattagtgtctttgtataaatagtcaatgagtttgttagatctcacgtggatgcactgagcaggctagataccgagccatggggagcaggaaagaactgtcaaaagacctgcgtgacaaggtaatggaactttataaagatggaaaagtcaggtagaccaagaagGGTTGTtcgggatacaaagaaaaacccacaggtaacctcagaagaaatacaggctgctctggaaaaaggcggtgtggttgtttcaaggagcacaatacgacgatacttgaacaaaaatgagctacatggtcgagttgccagaaagaagcctttactgcgCCAATGTCACAAAAAAGCCTGGTTAGAATATGCCCCGACAAAACAACTGACacgcctcacagcttctggcatgCTGTAATTTGGAGTGAGGAGACCAAACAGAGCTTTATGGTCAAAATCATAAGCGCTATGTTTGGAGAGaggtcaacaaggcctatagccaaaagaataccatccctactgtgaagcatggtggtggtggctcactgtttttttggggggggctctAAAAGTAGGGGGAATCTTGTGAAAGCTGATGGCAAGGTGAATGCAATATGTTATCAGAAAGTACTGGTAGACAATTTGCATCCTTCCGCACGAAAGCTACGCATGGGTCGCTCTTGGGCTTTCCAGCACCCTCTATTGATTACAGCAGAAAAAGTTGAAGGTTCTAGACtggccatcacagtctcctgaccGTAATATCATTgagccactctggggagatctcaaactTGTGGTTCATGTAAGacgaccaaagactttgcatgacctggaggcattttgccatgatgaatgggcagctataccacctgcaagaatttggggccccatagacaactattacaaaagactgcacgctgtcattgatgctaaagggggcaatacacagtattaagaagGGTATGCAGGCTTTTGAACaggggtcatttcatttttttctttgttaccatgttttgttttatgattgtgccattctgttacaacctacagttgaatatgaatcccattagaaataaaataaatgttttttttacctgcttACTCAtggtttctttaaaaatggtacatatactACAGATTCTGCAAGTGTATGCAAATAGTGGTATATTGTTTGACTACTAGCTAGACCACACTATTTTGATTGTATTAATTGGATTTTGCATAAACATGGAAGTGTATGTATAGTTCTATATACTTAAGGCAAAATAGAGATTAaaatgacatacagatacacaaaTGAAGTTCTTAAAACAAGCTGTCCATGCTTACATGCAGTACATTACAAAAGATTAGTTAACCACATATTTCCTCAAAATctgctttttaaaagaaaatattgcatTTGTATGGTGCTCTCCTGAGACAGCAATGAACAT encodes:
- the GFOD1 gene encoding glucose-fructose oxidoreductase domain-containing protein 1 — translated: MLPGVGVFGTSLTSRVIIPLLKDEGFSVKALWGRTQEEAEELAKEMNVPFYTNRIDDVLLHQDVDLVCINLPPPLTKQIAVKTLGIGKNVICDRTATPLDAFRMMSAAHYYPKLMSIMGNVLRFLPAFVKMKQMIQEGYVGELQVCEVQVHSGSLLGKKYNWSCDDLMGGGGLHSVGSYIIDLLTFLTNQKAVKVHGLLKTFVKQTDHIKGIRQITSDDFCTFQMVLEAGVCCTVTLNFNVPGEFKQDIIVVGSAGRLIVTGTDLYGQRNSSSERELLLKDSTPVSNSLLPEKAFSDIPSPYLRGTIKMVQAVRQAFEDQDDRRTWDGRPLTMAATFDDCLYALCVVDTIKKSNQTGEWQNIVVMTEEPELSPAYLISEAMRRSRMSLYC